One region of Armigeres subalbatus isolate Guangzhou_Male chromosome 3, GZ_Asu_2, whole genome shotgun sequence genomic DNA includes:
- the LOC134226653 gene encoding protein Pixie, whose amino-acid sequence MSRNRAAEETDKQTRIAIVSSDKCKPKRCRQECKKSCPVVRMGKLCIEVAMDSKIASLSEELCIGCGICVKKCPFEAITIINIPSNLDKHTTHRYSKNSFKLHRLPIPRPGEVLGLVGQNGIGKSTALKILAGKLKPNLGRYSDPPDWSEILAHFRGNELQNYFTKILEDSLRALIKPQYVDQIPKAVKGTVAALLDKKDERNNQKEICDMLDLTNIRDREIQALSGGELQRFACAMVCIQDGDIFMFDEPSSYLDVKQRLNCALTIRSLIHPDKFIIVVEHDLSVLDYLSDFICCLYGVPGCYGVVTMPFSVREGINIFLDGYVHTENMRFRTESLTFKVSESASEEEIKRTCHYVYPSMKKKLGSFMLTVNDGQFSDSEIIVLLGENGTGKTTFIRMLAGNLEPDEESEKLPCLNISYKPQKISPKSQGTVRWLLHEKIRDAYVHPQFIADVMKPMKIEEIMDQEVQNLSGGELQRVALVLCLGKPADVYLIDEPSAYLDSEQRLIAAKVIKRYILHAKKTGFVVEHDFIMATYLADRVIVFEGKPSVDTTAHTPQSLLNGMNRFLELLEITFRRDPNNFRPRINKTNSVKDTEQKRAGQYFFYEES is encoded by the exons ATGTCGCGAAACCGAGCAGCTGAGGAGACTGACAAGCAGACACGAATTGCCATCGTCAGCTCCGATAAGTGCAAGCCGAAACGATGTCGACAGGAATGCAAAAAGTCTTGCCCGGTGGTCCGGATGGGCAAGTTATGTATCGAGGTGGCAATGGATTCGAAAATTGCATCCCTCTCGGAGGAACTCTGCATCGGTTGCGGTATTTGTGTGAAG AAATGCCCTTTCGAGGCCATCACCATCATCAATATCCCAAGTAACTTGGACAAACATACGACCCATCGTTACTCGAAAAACTCATTCAAACTGCATCGTTTGCCGATTCCTCGACCCGGAGAAGTATTGGGGCTGGTTGGACAAAACGGTATTGGCAAGTCCACCGCTCTGAAAATTTTAGCAGGCAAGTTAAAACCTAATCTGGGTCGTTATTCGGATCCTCCAGATTGGAGCGAGATTCTTGCTCACTTCCGAGGTAACGAGCTGCAGAACTATTTCACCAAGATCCTCGAAGATAGCCTTCGGGCTTTGATCAAGCCCCAGTATGTGGACCAGATCCCAAAGGCTGTTAAGGGTACGGTTGCAGCTTTGTTGGACAAAAAGGATGAGCGAAATAATCAGAAGGAAATTTGCGATATGTTGGACTTGACCAACATTCGAGATCGTGAAATTCAAGCATTGTCTGGAGGAGAACTTCAGCGTTTTGCGTGCGCTATGGTATGCATCCAGGATGGAGACATTTTCATGTTCGATGAGCCGTCCTCTTATTTGGACGTGAAGCAACGTTTGAATTGTGCGTTGACCATCCGTTCGCTTATTCATCCGGATAAGTTCATCATTGTCGTCGAGCACGATCTGTCAGTCTTGGATTATCTTTCCGATTTCATCTGCTGTCTGTATGGAGTTCCTGGATGTTATGGTGTAGTTACTATGCCTTTCTCCGTTCGTGAAGgtataaacatttttttggacGGTTACGTTCACACAGAGAACATGCGTTTCCGTACTGAATCGCTTACGTTCAAAGTTTCGGAATCGGCTTCGGAGGAGGAAATCAAACGAACTTGCCACTATGTTTATCCATCCATGAAAAAGAAGCTCGGTAGCTTTATGCTGACAGTCAACGATGGTCAATTCAGTGATTCCGAAATCATTGTGCTTCTGGGTGAAAACGGTACCGGTAAGACTACTTTTATTCGAATGCTGGCTGGTAATTTAGAGCCGGACGAGGAATCCGAGAAGTTACCCTGCCTGAACATTTCGTACAAGCCGCAGAAGATCTCACCGAAAAGTCAAGGAACGGTTCGCTGGTTGCTTCATGAGAAAATTCGTGATGCATACGTGCATCCACAATTTATAGCCGACGTTATGAAGCCTATGAAAATCGAAGAAATTATGGATCAGGAGGTGCAGAATCTATCTGGAGGTGAATTGCAACGTGTAGCTCTCGTTCTGTGTTTAGGCAAACCTGCTGACGTTTATTTGATTGATGAACCTTCTGCTTATCTGGACTCCGAGCAACGTCTTATTGCGGCTAAGGTGATCAAGAG ATACATCCTCCATGCCAAAAAGACTGGCTTCGTAGTGGAGCACGACTTCATCATGGCAACTTATCTGGCCGATCGGGTAATCGTTTTTGAAGGAAAACCATCCGTCGATACCACCGCGCACACTCCTCAATCGCTGCTTAACGGAATGAACCGCTTCTTGGAATTGCTGGAGATCACATTCCGACGGGATCCGAACAACTTCCGGCCCAGAATCAACAAGACCAACTCGGTGAAG GATACGGAGCAGAAACGCGCCGGCCAATACTTCTTCTACGAAGAGTCATAA
- the LOC134221461 gene encoding uncharacterized protein LOC134221461 gives MIGCESEEEIEKVYVALNKDFEMTNLGDANYFLGMEISKEDGKYGICLESYIGRVTEQFELCDAKNAKTPMENGFIKTRENSPLLETTLLYIAVCARPDIAASVSILGRSVCSPTEADWVAAKRVIRYLKGTKKWKLKYGDPEGKLTGYSDADWAGDLKTRKSTTGVVYMYAGGAISWTSRLQDFVTLSSMESEYVALSEASQEAVWLLNLFEDFGEPSFKPVTLWEDNQSCIKFVSSERATKRSRHIETRQCYV, from the coding sequence ATGATTGGATGCGAGAGCGAGGAGGAGATCGAAAAGGTCTACGTGGCCCTGAATAAAGATTTTGAGATGACCAATCTAGGAGACGCGAACTATTTCCTTGGAATGGAAATCTCGAAAGAAGATGGCAAATATGGAATTTGTCTGGAAAGCTATATTGGACGAGTTACGGAGCAGTTTGAATTATGTGACGCCAAGAATGCAAAGACCCCAATGGAGAATGGTTTTATCAAAACTCGAGAGAACAGTCCTCTACTAGAAACAACATTGTTGTACATCGCTGTATGTGCTAGACCAGACATCGCTGCAAGTGTGTCTATTTTGGGAAGAAGTGTATGTTCACCGACAGAGGCTGATTGGGTAGCTGCTAAACGTGTGATTCGCTACCTGAAAGGAACGAAAAAGTGGAAGTTAAAATACGGAGATCCTGAAGGTAAGCTGACTGGATACTCAGATGCGGACTGGGCGGGTGATTTGAAAACTCGGAAGTCTACCACCGGAGTTGTATACATGTATGCCGGAGGAGCAATTTCGTGGACAAGCCGTCTACAGGATTTCGTAACTTTGTCATCGATGGAGTCGGAATATGTAGCACTAAGTGAGGCAAGCCAAGAAGCGGTTTGGTTATTGAACCTATTCGAAGATTTCGGAGAGCCGTCGTTCAAGCCAGTCACGCTGTGGGAAGATAACCAGAGTTGCATCAAATTTGTAAGTTCAGAGCGGGCAACGAAGCGATCGAGACACATAGAGACACGTCAGTGTTATGTTTAA